The following proteins come from a genomic window of Desulfurococcus sp.:
- a CDS encoding sugar ABC transporter permease, with translation MNSKTFFLFISPILVFAGLLYYGIFWNVYIATHDFTPISRGADFIGLQGFEDLFSSVEFVESFKRTLLWAVLLVFLGNTIGLLLATSIYQFTSSRVRNTLVALFLYPLSLSLVVSGIIWRWLYDQYKGFDAILAEVGIKGPAWLEGGNAFWSTVLTSVWVYAGFSAMLYLAAFYNVNRSLIESAMVDGAGVLTILARIILPNSSQGFILSTIFLALFAIQMFDLPYSMLFLNPFTETMVMYIFSRFTSMYLYLASAAAIVIIAVSAFIAIPYSMYGIRRWILRGAG, from the coding sequence ATATTTTGGAATGTTTACATTGCAACACACGATTTCACACCCATCTCCCGTGGAGCAGATTTCATTGGTTTGCAAGGCTTCGAGGACCTCTTTTCGAGTGTTGAGTTCGTTGAATCCTTTAAAAGAACTCTTCTATGGGCGGTTTTATTAGTCTTCCTGGGTAATACCATAGGGCTTCTACTTGCTACAAGCATATACCAGTTTACAAGTTCTAGGGTGAGGAATACTCTCGTAGCACTCTTCCTCTACCCTCTATCCCTTAGCCTCGTGGTATCCGGGATCATCTGGAGGTGGCTCTACGACCAGTACAAAGGCTTCGATGCCATCCTAGCAGAAGTGGGTATTAAGGGGCCGGCCTGGCTTGAAGGCGGTAACGCCTTCTGGAGCACTGTTTTAACGTCAGTCTGGGTTTACGCTGGCTTCTCAGCAATGCTTTATCTTGCTGCATTCTACAATGTCAACAGGAGTCTCATTGAGAGTGCTATGGTGGATGGAGCTGGTGTGCTAACTATACTAGCTAGAATCATTCTACCTAACTCCTCCCAGGGATTCATTCTCTCAACAATATTCCTGGCATTATTCGCTATACAGATGTTCGACCTCCCCTACTCAATGTTGTTCTTGAACCCCTTCACGGAGACCATGGTTATGTATATCTTTAGCAGGTTCACCTCCATGTACCTTTACCTGGCTTCAGCTGCCGCTATAGTCATAATAGCTGTCTCAGCTTTCATAGCTATCCCCTACTCCATGTATGGTATTAGAAGGTGGATTCTAAGAGGTGCAGGGTGA